A stretch of Vespa velutina chromosome 8, iVesVel2.1, whole genome shotgun sequence DNA encodes these proteins:
- the LOC124951266 gene encoding uncharacterized protein LOC124951266 isoform X3 — protein MTNPCGEFRKDMQKRIAPGGPQSAILPACSMTTIQTQSVPTTPMRPRSLYTTHSYHAQTEDTNFQVCIFISRYSEFSKYFETPPADQWTGMTGTTTYSSSPAIWRQPRNLKTIAAPYYANEEPCVYTENWREHETDAGSGGAITTPHGTISLRLRNRIRVDMTVDRAVRVINFKDISLSVFYSGSRHGSTCLQEATTVLGASQYWITDEGVENWIINNVRISQTPDGLVRIGRNSNKYQLRTSPSNGTASLTTPFLHCTASLGQTSHLFVRRGERRMHYDGTSFIVRNAGHSAGFDDNDQLKVY, from the exons ATGACAAATCCTTGTGGAGAATTCCGCAAGGATATGCAAAAGCGTATTGCGCCAGGGGGTCCACAGTCGGCTATATTACCAGCATGTTCCATGACTACGATTCAAACTCAAAGTGTCCCAACAACGCCAATGCGACCACGATCACTTTATACGACTCACAGTTATCACGCTCAGACCGAGGACACTAACTTTcaagtatgtatatttatatct CGATACAGTGAATTTTCCAAGTACTTCGAAACACCACCAGCGGATCAATGGACTGGTATGACGGGTACAACTACTTATTCGAGTTCGCCGGCAATTTGGAGACAGCCAAGAAATCTTAAAACAATCGCAGCTCCTTATTACGCGAATGAGGAGCCCTGTGTTTATACGGAAAATTGGAGAGAACATGAAACTGATGCGGGTTCCGGAGGTGCCATTACAACACCACACGGTACCATCTCCTTGAGACTCCGCAATAGGATTCGAGTTGATATGACGGTTGATCGTGCTGTGAGAGTGATCAATTTTAAG GACATTTCTTTAAGTGTTTTTTATTCTGGCTCGCGACATGGATCGACGTGCTTACAAGAAGCGACTACAGTTCTCGGAGCTTCGCAATATTGGATTACAGATGAAGGTGTTGAAAATTGGATCATCAATAATGTTAGAATTTCTCAGACTCCAGATGGACTTGTCAG AATTGGACGTAATAGCAACAAATATCAGTTACGAACGTCACCTAGTAATGGAACTGCATCCCTAACAACTCCGTTTCTACATTGCACAGCCTCATTGGGTCAAACATCTCATTTATTTGTACGCCGAGGAGAACGGCGCATGCATTACGATGGAACAAGTTTCATTGTACGCAATGCAGGTCACAGTGCTGGATTTGACGATAATGACCAATTAAAAGTCTATTGA
- the LOC124951266 gene encoding uncharacterized protein LOC124951266 isoform X2, translating into MTNPCGEFRKDMQKRIAPGGPQSAILPACSMTTIQTQSVPTTPMRPRSLYTTHSYHAQTEDTNFQRYSEFSKYFETPPADQWTGMTGTTTYSSSPAIWRQPRNLKTIAAPYYANEEPCVYTENWREHETDAGSGGAITTPHGTISLRLRNRIRVDMTVDRAVRVINFKNNIVLSLSCSGTASALLHPNGRIYQYGSRVEILAHDTHGNNKYAKMWYKGVSFTCEQCALVYLVDTAGTRTTTDSFLDMSQDISLSVFYSGSRHGSTCLQEATTVLGASQYWITDEGVENWIINNVRISQTPDGLVRIGRNSNKYQLRTSPSNGTASLTTPFLHCTASLGQTSHLFVRRGERRMHYDGTSFIVRNAGHSAGFDDNDQLKVY; encoded by the exons ATGACAAATCCTTGTGGAGAATTCCGCAAGGATATGCAAAAGCGTATTGCGCCAGGGGGTCCACAGTCGGCTATATTACCAGCATGTTCCATGACTACGATTCAAACTCAAAGTGTCCCAACAACGCCAATGCGACCACGATCACTTTATACGACTCACAGTTATCACGCTCAGACCGAGGACACTAACTTTcaa CGATACAGTGAATTTTCCAAGTACTTCGAAACACCACCAGCGGATCAATGGACTGGTATGACGGGTACAACTACTTATTCGAGTTCGCCGGCAATTTGGAGACAGCCAAGAAATCTTAAAACAATCGCAGCTCCTTATTACGCGAATGAGGAGCCCTGTGTTTATACGGAAAATTGGAGAGAACATGAAACTGATGCGGGTTCCGGAGGTGCCATTACAACACCACACGGTACCATCTCCTTGAGACTCCGCAATAGGATTCGAGTTGATATGACGGTTGATCGTGCTGTGAGAGTGATCAATTTTAAG AATAATATCGTGCTTTCGTTAAGTTGTTCTGGAACAGCTTCTGCATTACTACATCCGAATGGAAGAATATATCAATATGGATCGCGCGTTGAAATTCTAGCTCACGATACACACGGCAATAATAA ATATGCAAAGATGTGGTACAAGGGTGTTAGTTTTACATGTGAACAATGTGCTCTTGTATATTTAGTGGATACAGCGGGAACAAGAACGACTACTGACTCGTTTTTGGATATGAGTCAA GACATTTCTTTAAGTGTTTTTTATTCTGGCTCGCGACATGGATCGACGTGCTTACAAGAAGCGACTACAGTTCTCGGAGCTTCGCAATATTGGATTACAGATGAAGGTGTTGAAAATTGGATCATCAATAATGTTAGAATTTCTCAGACTCCAGATGGACTTGTCAG AATTGGACGTAATAGCAACAAATATCAGTTACGAACGTCACCTAGTAATGGAACTGCATCCCTAACAACTCCGTTTCTACATTGCACAGCCTCATTGGGTCAAACATCTCATTTATTTGTACGCCGAGGAGAACGGCGCATGCATTACGATGGAACAAGTTTCATTGTACGCAATGCAGGTCACAGTGCTGGATTTGACGATAATGACCAATTAAAAGTCTATTGA
- the LOC124951265 gene encoding prostatic acid phosphatase-like, whose product MNSLLFFTFLIVLKLNLTLESPVSSGDVKENEASHNYKINEDTLRLVIAIMRHGERAPQDTYPNDPYVKDTMKPYGWGQLTNVGRVNQYNQGIFLRQRYNEFLGQTYSPDIFYLQCTSVDRTKMSAMLEAAGLWKPTKEQSFKADFPWQPVTLFYQRRSEDTLMLIWDTCPKYAQARNTILQLPEVQNVQNENKQLYEELTNLTGMTIESPEDVSSLYSTLKAEETMKLTLPDWTKKYYPDKLIPLTLYDLKLNTYNDMLKRLKGGPLLKKIVYDMIAKKKGTLHPETRKMFMYVGHDSTVVTLLDVLHIWNDQMPEYNIMTLIELHEDAYGWNVQVFLRNTTNHEPYPMTIPGCATICPIDKFIKILEPMIPNNWKDECKIEGEYILPPAPVP is encoded by the exons atgaattctttattatttttcacttttttaattgttttaaaattaaatttaactttAG AATCTCCTGTTTCAAGTGGCGATGTTAAAGAAAACGAAGCGTCacataattacaaaattaatgaaGATACTTTGCGTCTTGTTATAGCG ATTATGCGTCATGGAGAACGAGCTCCCCAAGATACTTATCCAAATGATCCTTATGTTAAGGATACCATGAAACCATATGGTTGGGGCCAATtaacaaat GTAGGTCGAGTTAATCAATATAATCAAGGAATTTTTTTAAGACAAcgttataatgaatttttggGTCAGACTTATAGTcctgatatattttatttgcaatGTACCTCTGTCGATCGTACTAAAATGTCAGCTATGTTAGAAGCAGCTGGCCTATGGAAACCGACTAAAGAGCAATCTTTCAAAGCTGATTTTCCTTGGCAACctgttacattattttatcagAGACGCTCGGAGGATACC CTTATGTTAATATGGGATACGTGCCCTAAATATGCTCAAGCGCGTAATACTATATTACAATTACCAGAAGTTCAAAATGTgcagaatgaaaataaacaacTTTATGaagaattaacaaatttaactGGCATGACTATTGAATCTCCTGAGGATGTTAGCTCATTGTATAGCACATTAAAAGCAGAG gAAACAATGAAATTGACTTTACCTGACTGGACTAAGAAATATTATCCTGATAAATTAATACCCTTAACATTGTATGATCTTAAACTTAACACATATAACGATATGCTTAAGCGGCTTAAAGGCGGCCCATTGCTTAAAAAGATCGTTTATGATATGATagccaaaaaaaaaggaactttACATcctgaaacaagaaaaatgtttatgtaCGTAGGGCATGATAGTACTGTGGTAACTTTGCTTGATGTATTACACATTTGGAATGATCAAATGCCAGAATATAACATTATGACTCTGATAGAGCTTCATGAAGATGCCTATGGTTGGAATGTTCAG gtatttttaagaaatacaaCTAACCATGAACCATACCCAATGACTATACCTGGATGTGCCACGATTTGTCcaatagataaatttataaaaatcttggAACCAATGATCCCTAATAATTGGAAGGATGAATGTAAAATTGAAggagaatatattttaccaCCAGCACCGGTgccataa
- the LOC124951266 gene encoding uncharacterized protein LOC124951266 isoform X1: MTNPCGEFRKDMQKRIAPGGPQSAILPACSMTTIQTQSVPTTPMRPRSLYTTHSYHAQTEDTNFQVCIFISRYSEFSKYFETPPADQWTGMTGTTTYSSSPAIWRQPRNLKTIAAPYYANEEPCVYTENWREHETDAGSGGAITTPHGTISLRLRNRIRVDMTVDRAVRVINFKNNIVLSLSCSGTASALLHPNGRIYQYGSRVEILAHDTHGNNKYAKMWYKGVSFTCEQCALVYLVDTAGTRTTTDSFLDMSQDISLSVFYSGSRHGSTCLQEATTVLGASQYWITDEGVENWIINNVRISQTPDGLVRIGRNSNKYQLRTSPSNGTASLTTPFLHCTASLGQTSHLFVRRGERRMHYDGTSFIVRNAGHSAGFDDNDQLKVY; the protein is encoded by the exons ATGACAAATCCTTGTGGAGAATTCCGCAAGGATATGCAAAAGCGTATTGCGCCAGGGGGTCCACAGTCGGCTATATTACCAGCATGTTCCATGACTACGATTCAAACTCAAAGTGTCCCAACAACGCCAATGCGACCACGATCACTTTATACGACTCACAGTTATCACGCTCAGACCGAGGACACTAACTTTcaagtatgtatatttatatct CGATACAGTGAATTTTCCAAGTACTTCGAAACACCACCAGCGGATCAATGGACTGGTATGACGGGTACAACTACTTATTCGAGTTCGCCGGCAATTTGGAGACAGCCAAGAAATCTTAAAACAATCGCAGCTCCTTATTACGCGAATGAGGAGCCCTGTGTTTATACGGAAAATTGGAGAGAACATGAAACTGATGCGGGTTCCGGAGGTGCCATTACAACACCACACGGTACCATCTCCTTGAGACTCCGCAATAGGATTCGAGTTGATATGACGGTTGATCGTGCTGTGAGAGTGATCAATTTTAAG AATAATATCGTGCTTTCGTTAAGTTGTTCTGGAACAGCTTCTGCATTACTACATCCGAATGGAAGAATATATCAATATGGATCGCGCGTTGAAATTCTAGCTCACGATACACACGGCAATAATAA ATATGCAAAGATGTGGTACAAGGGTGTTAGTTTTACATGTGAACAATGTGCTCTTGTATATTTAGTGGATACAGCGGGAACAAGAACGACTACTGACTCGTTTTTGGATATGAGTCAA GACATTTCTTTAAGTGTTTTTTATTCTGGCTCGCGACATGGATCGACGTGCTTACAAGAAGCGACTACAGTTCTCGGAGCTTCGCAATATTGGATTACAGATGAAGGTGTTGAAAATTGGATCATCAATAATGTTAGAATTTCTCAGACTCCAGATGGACTTGTCAG AATTGGACGTAATAGCAACAAATATCAGTTACGAACGTCACCTAGTAATGGAACTGCATCCCTAACAACTCCGTTTCTACATTGCACAGCCTCATTGGGTCAAACATCTCATTTATTTGTACGCCGAGGAGAACGGCGCATGCATTACGATGGAACAAGTTTCATTGTACGCAATGCAGGTCACAGTGCTGGATTTGACGATAATGACCAATTAAAAGTCTATTGA
- the LOC124951268 gene encoding G-protein coupled receptor 52, which produces MEEPSLEALMQAGLIFVVCVAIILSNLLIIATYLNFRGPSEVINYYLLSLASADLLCGLLVVPLSVYPALVRRWVYGDIVCRLVGYLEVTLWAVSVYTFMWISVDRYLAIRKPLRYETVQTKTRCQCWMVFTWISVAMMCCPPLLGFNKPIFDREAFICMLDWGNMAAYTITLSILVLGPSVITIVYTYFYIFSMMRRLKSGVLIHDKEYATALSENLSNPSHIMSFVLVMAFWISWAPYAGVRIYAVINGPPQVPFLHFAVVWLGVTNGFWKAIVLGTLSPQFRLAARVLCLTVCCRHRMLPPELLGLDDDD; this is translated from the exons ATGGAGGAGCCCTCGCTGGAGGCTCTCATGCAGGCAGGCCTCATCTTCGTGGTCTGTGTCGCCATCATCCTCTCGAATCTCCTCATCATCGCCACATACCTCAATTTCCGTG GTCCCTCCGAGGTGATAAATTACTACTTACTGTCGCTGGCTTCGGCGGACCTTCTTTGCGGTCTGCTAGTTGTTCCGCTCTCCGTATATCCGGCTTTGGTGCGAAGATGGGTCTACGGAGACATCGTGTGTCGTCTGGTCGGATATCTCGAAGTTACCCTTTGGGCGGTATCCGTCTATACCTTCATGTGGATTTCCGTCGATCGTTACCTAGCCATCAG GAAACCACTCCGATACGAGACCGTTCAGACAAAGACTCGATGTCAATGCTGGATGGTCTTCACGTGGATCAGCGTTGCCATGATGTGCTGTCCGCCTCTTCTCGGCTTCAACAAGCCGATCTTTGATCGCGAGGCTTTCATCTGCATGCTCGATTGGGGCAACATGGCCGCTTACACTATCACCTTGTCGATCCTCGTGCTTGGGCCATCCGTAATCACCATTGTCTATACctatttctatatcttctCGATGATGAGACGACTGAAATCGGGCGTATTGATTCACGACAAGGAATATGCCACCGCGCTTTCCGAAAACTTGAGCAACCCGAGCCACATTATGTCCTTCGTCCTGGTGATGGCTTTCTGGATATCCTGGGCACCTTATGCAGGAGTCAGAATATATGCTGTCATTAACGGACCTCCTCAG GTACCGTTTCTACACTTTGCCGTAGTATGGCTAGGGGTGACAAACGGTTTTTGGAAGGCGATCGTCCTCGGAACTCTTAGTCCTCAGTTTCGGCTCGCTGCGCGTGTTCTTTGCTTGACGGTGTGCTGTCGACACAGAATGCTTCCGCCGGAGCTTCTCGgcctcgacgacgacgactaa